The proteins below come from a single Zea mays cultivar B73 chromosome 8, Zm-B73-REFERENCE-NAM-5.0, whole genome shotgun sequence genomic window:
- the LOC103636750 gene encoding PHD finger protein ALFIN-LIKE 3, whose amino-acid sequence TLVSRVVAGADVDDFCSLCDPDKENLCLYGLPNGSWEVSPPAEEVPPELPEPALGINFARDGMLRRDWLTLVAVHSDSWLISVVFFCDSWVIFMHVVLANAAALRFEMHKCVLTLHAQDDISGQETN is encoded by the exons ACGCTTGTCTCTCGCGTCGTTGCCGGTGCAGATGTGGACGATTTCTGCAGCTTGTGCGACCCAG ATAAGGAGAATTTGTGCCTCTACGGCCTTCCCAACGGGAGCTGGGAGGTGTCGCCGCCGGCGGAGGAGGTTCCTCCGGAGTTGCCCGAGCCGGCGCTCGGCATCAACTTTGCGCGCGACGGCATGCTGCGCCGCGACTGGCTCACACTCGTCGCCGTCCACTCTGACTCGTGGCTCATCTCTGTCGTATTCTTCTGTGACTCGTGGGTCATTTTCATGCATGTGGTTCTTGCCAATGCAGCTGCTCTCAGATTTGAAATGCACAAGTGCGTACTTACCTTGCATGCACAGGATGACATCAGTGGACAGGAAACTAACTGA